The following is a genomic window from Hymenobacter monticola.
AGCAGCGCCAAAGACAGGAGCGAAGCGGTGAGTTTTGGAAATAGCTCAGGGGAGATGTGGGCCATGCGGGAGAGGTGGGAAATGAAAATTAGAACCAGGAAAGCGTAAAATAGAACGTCATGCTGAGTGCAGCCGAAGCATCTTGCGTGCAATAGTAAACCCGATGATTGGATTACTACCACAAGCAAGATGCTTCGGCTGCACTCAGCATGACGTGCGGGGAGGATGCACCGTCAGAACCTGCGAACTCCGTTAAATCTGCAGAATCTGCGGTCCTTATTCGAAGCGCATGTGCTTCACCGACTCGCCCGAGAACTGCAGCTCCTGCAGCGACTCGATGCCGATTTGCAGGTGCTGCTTCACGAAGTTGGCCGTCACCTTTGAATCCGATTCCGACGTTTTCACGCCTTCGGGCGTCATCGGGTTGTCGCTCACCAGCAGCAGGGCGCCGTGGGGGATGTCGTTCATGAAGCCGCACACAAAAATGGTGGCCGTTTCCATGTCGACGGCCAGAGCACGCACGCGACGCAGGTATTCCTTGAACTCTTGGTCGTGCTCCCACACGCGGCGGTTGGTGGTGTACACCGTGCCGGTGTAGTAGTCCAGCTCGTGCTTCTTAATCATCGACGACACGGCGCGCTGCAGGCGGAAGGAGGGCAGGGCCGGAATTTCCTTGGGCAGGTAGTCGTCGGAAGTACCGTCGCCGCGAATGGCGGCGATGGGGAGCACCAGGTCGCCGAGCTTGGTTTTTTTCAGGCCACCGCACTTGCCCAGGAAGAGTGCCGCCTTGGGCTTAATGGCCGAAAGCAAATCCATTACCGTGGCGGCCATGGGCGAGCCCATGCCGAAGTTGATGATGGTGATGCCGTTGGCCGTGGCCGTTTGCATGGGCTTGTCGGTGCCGCGCACATCGCAGCCAAACTGCTCGGCAAACATGTACACGTAGTTGCTAAAATTGGTGAGCAGGATGTACTGCCCAAACTCGTTCAGGGGCACGCCCGTGTAGCGCGGCAGCCAGTTATTAACAATTTCTTCTTTGGTCTTCATGGATTGGTGCTTGGTTGTTGGTGCTTAGTGCTTGGCTGTGACGATACAGCAGGCCTCCCGTCTGCCGGTGCCTGGTCGGTAAAAACCCGCTTTTGTGGTCTAAATGGCACAAGGCGAAGAACACCAAGCACCAGGCACAAAGCACCAAGCACTATTTTTGGAGGTGATGCAAGCCCTGGACCTGCCGCCTTTCGAGGCCAAACTTACGCAATCGGCCACAAATCAACCCCTCATCTGGGATATCCTCCGGCGCAAGCACGTCGTGCTCACGCCCGAGGAGTGGGTGCGCCAGCACGTGGTGCACTATTTAATCAACGACTTGGGCTACCCGCGCGGCCTGCTGGCCCTGGAGCGCGGCCTGCGCTACAACCAGCGCCAAAAACGCACCGACCTGCTGGCCCTCAATTCCGAAGGCCAGCCCCTGCTGCTGGTGGAGTGCAAATCACCCAGCGTGGCCATCGACGCGGCCGTGGCCCAGCAAGCGGCCACCTACAACCAAACCATCGGCGCGCCGCTGCTGCTGCTCACCAACGGGCTGGTGCACTACTGCTGGCGCGTCGATTTCGCGAATCGCACAAACGAAAGGCTAGCGGAAATCCCGGCTTATACTGATGCCGTGAAGGTGTAGTTAGGAGTTTAGCAAACTCGTGACTTGGCTGATTTTTTCGAACTTTGATTGCTGAACAAGTTTTTTAAACTGCCGTTGGGAAGATGGCCATGCCCTGCAGCGTGCGTATCGTGACAGGTGAGCAGTTTAAATATTAGAGGGAATAGAACTACCATAACGTCCAAAACGAGTCGATGCTTTGCCCTGCCAACTTTGTGTATGGGCGGTATTCGACGCCTCGGAACACCAGGGTGCGGCCGGTAATGGAAAGGGTATCCGTGCACGCCTCGTACCTCTCGCCTGGGGGGGTGAAGTAATGGGACAGGTTTTTGGACCGGACCACCACCCGGTAGGGCTCGAGGCGGTAGTGGCCGGAATCAACGCTCGGCGACTCGGTCGACACGATAATCGTATCGGCATCGCCCAGGGAGTGGTAGTCGGAAATGAGTAGGCACCGGCCTTGGGGCCGAAAGGAGAGCAGGGTGAAATGGGCGTACTGGATGCTGCTCAACTCCGCGTCGTTGGGGTGGGGACGCACCCACGTAATGGTGTGCGGCACCCAGACGGTATTGGCCAGCGCCAACTCCGCCCGGGCAGCGGGCGGGGCCTCGCAACCGCTCAGAAGGACGCAGGAGAGTACGGGCAGAAAGTAGTGGGTGGCGAACATGATGGAAGTGGCCTTGTGTTCAGGAAAACGGTGATTTACCTATACAGCCGGTTATCCACCAGCCCATTCACGTAGAACTGCACGCATGCGCGCAATTCATCTCCGTACTTTTTTACCAATGTGGGGTCGGGGTGGGCCACTGGTTTATCAGGCATGAAGTGGGTTTGATAAGGATAAAGCCGAATTTCGTTCTTGTTGGTCAGCTCGGTCACGAAATCGGAATGCACCAGAAAGTACGAGTCGCCGTCGCGGAACAGGGCCCGGCCGGGGCTGTTGGTATCAAACACCGATGAGCCGAAGGGCAGCAGCTGCTTCTGCTCCTGCGGCAGCCCCAGCACGTCAAGCACCGAGGCCGGCACGTCGGCCTGCTGGCTGATGCGGCGCGGGTTGGCGGGGGGCAGGGGCTGGCCGGCGCGGTAGAAAAGCAGCGGTGTTTTGTGGTTGCCCAGCAGGTTTTGGTAGCCCGGCTGGTCGGTTTGGGACGTGTGGTCGGCTGTGAGTACAAACAGTGTGCGTGCAAACCACGGCTCGCGGCTGGCCGCCGCAAAAAAGCGTCTCAGCGCCAAATCGGTGTAGGCAATGGTGGGGTGAATGGGCTGCGTGCCCATCGGAAACCGGCCCTTGTACTGCTTGGGAATGGTGAACGGGTCGTGCGCGCTGAGCGTGAACAGTGTAGCGAAAAACGGCTGCTTGGTGGCCGTGAGCTGCCGGTTGAAATACTGCAGGTAAGGCTCGTCAAAGATGCCCCAGTGCCCGTCGTAGTCGGGGCTCTTCTCGCCGCCGGGGTACTCGTTCAGGCCGTAGTAGCGCTGCATGCCCGCAATGCCGCTGAACATGTCGAAGCCCATGGTGCCGTTGGTGCCGGCGTGGTACATGGCCGTGGCATAGCCGTGGCGGCCCAGTATTTCGCCCAGCCCGTGCATCTCGGCCGTCTGGAAGCTGGAGGTGATGAAGGGCTCGTCCATGAGCGAGGGCAGACCCGACAGCACCGCGGGCAGCGCCTCAATGGAGCGGCGGCCGTTGGCGTAGTTGTCGTGCATGAACAGCGCGCCGGGCGCCGTCGCCAGCGAATCGAAAAAGGGCGTGAAGCCGCCCTTCCCGCCGTTTTCCACGCCGGTGTATTCCGAGCCGAAGCTTTCAAGCAGCAGGATGACCACGTTGTCGGGCGCCGAGGGCGTGCTGCGTTGAGGCACCGGCGCATCCGCCAGCGCCGGCCGCAGCGCCGCCTCCGAAGCAAAGTAGTTCACCCGCTCAATGGGCACTTCGTCAAACGATTTCAGCACCGTGAACGTGCTGTTCAGCGCCAGGTGGCCCAGCACCGCGGGCTGCTGCTCGAAAGCCGCCCCGGTGCGCAGGGGTTTCAGCTGCCAGCCGCCGCGCAGGCCCAGCACCACCAGCCCCGCCACCAGCGCAAACTCCAGCGCCCGGCCCAGCCACTGCTGGCCGCGCGGCGGGGGCACCGCCAGCTCGGCCCGGGTGGGCATGGGACACAGCCGCCACAGCAGGTAGCCCAGCCCCAGCAGCGGAATGGCCAGGTACCAGTAGTGCAGCCCAATCTGTCCCGCCTGCCGGGCCAGGTCGTGCCCGATGGTGTGCCACTCGTTGCTCAACCGCCGACCAATAAATTTAAAATACTGCCAATCAATAATATTGAGCAGGAAGCCCAGCAAATTCACCACCACGAAGAGTCCGCGCAGCCATTGCTGTCCCTTGCGGTTGGGCACGGGCATTAGCAGCGAAAACAGCACCAGGGGCAGGTTCAGCCAAAGCAAAGCGGCCACATCAAAGCGCAGCCCGTGCACAAAGGCCAGCAGCACAGCGCCCGCATCAATGCCCCGAAACGTGGCGAAATTAAACGCATAAAAGCCCAGCCGCAGCAGCGTGTACACGCTCATCAGCAAGGCAAAGCGGCGCAGCAGCAGGCGGACGGCAGGCGAGGGAATCAATTCTTTACAAGCAAACTCGGTGAAAGATTGCGCCAGGTGTTCCGGGCGCATTCGCTGCCGTAAAGGCAACAAAAAACCTCCCGCAGTTGCGGGAGGTTTCTGGTAGGCAATGAACAAAAACGGTTCACTGCTTCTAATAAGTTAAACCGCAGCGCCTTCCAGCACCGAGTCCACGCTCACCAGGGGCAGGCCCCAGGCTTCGGCCACGCCTTTGTACACCACTTCGCCGTGCACCACGTTCAGGCCGAGGCGCAGGGCCTCGTCGCGGCGGCAGGCTTCCTGCCAGCCCTGGTTGGCCAGTTTCACGGCGTAGGGCAGGGTGGCGTTGGTCAGGGCCAGGGTGCTGGTGTAGGGCACCGCACCCGGCATGTTGGCCACGCAGTAGTGCACCACGTCATCAATGATGAAGGTAGGGTTTTCGTGCGTGGTGGGGTGGCAGGTTTCGATGCAGCCGCCCTGGTCCACGGCCACGTCCACCACCACGGTGCCGGGACGCATCGTCTTCAGCATGTCGCGGGTGATGAGGTGCGGGGCCTTAGCGCCGGGAATGAGCACCGCGCCCACAATCAGGTCGGCCGTCTTGATGGCTTCGCGGATGTTGTATTCGTTCGAGTACTGCGTGATGACGTTCTTGGGCATGAAGTCGTCGAGCTCGCGCAGGCGGTTCAGGCTGATGTCCATGATGGTTACCTGCGCGCCAAGGCCGGCGGCCACTTTCGCGGCCTGCGTGCCCACAATGCCGCCGCCCAGCACCAGCACGTTGGCGGGCTTCACGCCGGGCACGCCGCCCAGTAGAATGCCGCGGCCTTTCAGGGGCTTCTCCAGGTACTTGGCGCCTTCCTGCGGGGCCATGCGGCCGGCCACCTCGCTCATCGGAATGAGCAGGGGCAGGGCGCGGTTGCTGAGCTCCACCGTTTCGTAGGCCAGGCACACGGCCTTGCGCGCTATCATGGCGTGGGTCAGCTCCTCGCCGCTGGCGAAGTGGAAGTAAGTAAACAGCAGTTGGTTCTCCTTGATGAGGGGGTACTCCTCCGCAATGGGCTCCTTCACCTTGATAATCATCTCGGCCTGTTCGTACACCTCGGCAATGGTGCCGAGAATGGTGGCGCCGGCCGTCTGATATTCCTCGTCGGCAAAGCCCGAGCCTTCGCCGGCGGTGTGCTGCACCAGCAGGGTGTGGCCGTGCTTGCGCAGCTCGGCTACGCCAGCGGGGGTAAGGCCGACGCGGTTTTCGTTGTTTTTAATCTCCTTGGGAACGCCGATTATCATGAGTGGTGGGAAAGTGGAGTGAGAGCTGGGAATAGGTTTTCGAGACGCAAAGATAAGGCCCCCGGTTCCCTCCCGCAGCGCAGGATTCTGGCCTTATTCCGAGGCTTCGGCCAGCAAGGCATTCAAATCAAGCGCGCGGGTGTACATCTGCACCTCGCCCGCGGCCGTCAGGGGCCACTGCTCGCGCGGCCGGTCCCAGTACAGCTCCACGCCGTTGCCGTCGGGGTCGTCGAGGTAAATGGCTTCCGACACGCCGTGGTCGGCCGAGCCGGTGATGGGGTATTTGGCCAGCGCCAGCTGCCGCAGGGCACCTGCCAGCTCGGCCCGCGTGGCGTAAAGAATGGCCGTATGGTACAGCCCCGCGCCGTGCTTCCGGGCGGGCGGGCCGCCCAGGCTGTTCCAGGTATTCAGGCCGATATGATGGTGGTAGCCGCCGGCCGAAATAAACGCTGCCTGATTGCCAAACCGCTGCACTACCTGAAAACCCAGAATGTCGCGGTAAAAGCCCAGCGCTTTCTCGATGTCCGTGACTTGCAAGTGCACGTGGCCGATGCGAGTCTGGGCAGGCACCACATAGGCATTGCCTGTGGCCGGGTTGCTGCTTGAAATTGAATTATCCATGCAACAAAGATACATACATTTAATGTATGTACATCTATTTTGATTACGGCAAAAAAGAAAGCCCCACCTCAATGGCAGGGCTTCTTGGTATAAACGTCCACAAAATCCGTGAAATCCGAAAAATCCGAGCGAATCCGTGGTCCTTACTTGAACGGCACGGCCGTGCCGCTTTCCTTCACCATGCTGTTGCCGCTGAGGTCGCGCACGATGTTGGCTTTCAGCGTAATCTTGGCGTCGCCGCTCACGTCGTTGGAGGCAATGGTCACCACGTCGCTCACCTGGCCGAGCTGGCGCTGGCTGTAAATCAGCTCCACCACTTCGCTTTGGCCGGGGGCAATGGGCTTGGGCGTGGCCTTGTAGCCCACGCAGTAGCAGCCCGAGGTGAGGGCACCGAGCACGAGCTCCGTTTTGCCCGTGTTTTTGATGGTGAAGCGGGCGGCGGGCTGCTGGCCGGCTTCTAGCTTGCCGAAGTCGTGGCTGGTGCGGTCTACCACCAAGTGGGGCGAGGCGGCCAGCTGGGCGGGCGTGAGCGTGGGCTTCAGCTGTTCCTTGGTGAGCACGGAGCCTTTGATGGTGAGGACCTTGCTGGGCTCGGCGGCGTTGCTGGTCACGGTCACCGTTTTGTTGAACACGCCGGGGCGACCGGCGCTGCTGTACATGGCCTTGATGACGCCCATTTTGCCGGGCAGCACGGGCGTTTTGGTCCAGTCGGGGGTGGTGCAGCCGCAGCTGGCCTGCACGTTGGCAATCACCACGGGTTGGTTGCCGGTGTTCTTGAACTTGAACTCGTAGGTAGCCATCGTGCCCTCGGGCACGTTGCCGAAGTCGTGGTTGTCGGTTTCAAACTTCATCACGCCCTGGGCGTGGGCCGAGATGGCGAAAGCCAGCAGGCAGAGGGTAAAAAGACGTTTCATGAGAAAAATTGAAAGTCGTTGGAAATCAAAAAGGCAAGCACCAAAGGCGGCAAAATGGTTTCAGGCGGCCGGCGCAACAATGAACAAACGGCGAGCGTCAATTCTTAATCCGCTTGCGGTGACCTTTCCAGCCCAAATATACGGCCAAACCCCCCGCACCACCTAGCCGGCCCCGATTCCGTATTTTTGCGGCGTGGCTCCGGCCCTTCGTCCTTTCTCCCCCAGAATTCCCACTTCCCCGTTCCCGTATTCTATGTCAGCTGCTGAAACTGCCCAACCCGCGCTAGGCGCGCCCCTCACCAAGGCCGATTTTCTCACCGATTACCGCCTGGCCTGGGAAAGCCGGCACGCCTCGCTGGCGGGCCGCAAGGAAGTGTTCATGGGCAAGGCCAAGTTTGGCATCTTCGGCGATGGCAAGGAAGTGCCGCAGCTGGCCATGGCCCGCGCCTTCCAGAACGGCGACTTCCGCGCCGGCTACTACCGCGACCAGACCTTCATGGTGGCCATCGGCGAGCTCACCTGGCAGCAATACTTCGCCCAGCTCTACGCCAACCCCGACGTGGAGGCCGAGCCCGCCACTGCCGGCCGCGCCATGAACGGCCACTTTGCCACCCGCATGCTCGACGATGACGGCAACCTCAAGCCGCTCGCCCACAGCAAAAACTCCTCGGCCGATATCTCGCCCACCGGCGGCCAGATGCCGCGTCTGCTGGGCCTGGCCTACGCCTCCAAGCTGTTCCGCCAAAACCCTGAGCTACACCCCTTAACCGACTTGTCTACCAACGGCAACGAGGTGGCCTTCGGCACCATCGGCAACGCCAGCACCTCGGAGGGCATGTTTTTCGAGGCCCTGAACGCGGCCGGGGTGCTGCAGGTGCCCATGCTGATGAGCGTGTGGGACGACCACTACGGCATCTCGGTACCCGCCGAGTACCAGACCACCAAGCAGAGTATTTCGGCCATCATGGCCGGCCTGCAGCGCGAGGGCGAAGGCGAGCAGGGCTTTGAAATCTTCGTGGTGCGCGGCTGGGACTACGCCGGCCTGCTCGACACCTACCAGCGCGCCGCCGCCGTGTGCCGCGAGCAGCACGTGCCCGTGCTCATCCACGTCACGGAACTGACACAGCCGCAGGGCCACAGTACGAGCGGCTCGCACGAACGCTACAAGAGCAAGGACCGCCTGAGCTGGGAAGAGGCGCACGACTGCCTGCACAAGCTGCGCGAATGGCTGCTGGCCGAAGGCCACGCCACCGAACTGGAGCTTGACGAGATTGAGAAAACGGCCGCCACCACCATCAAAACCGCCCGCACCGCGGCCTGGATAGCCTTCTTTGACCCCATCAAGGCCGAGCGCGACGAGGCTGTGGGCCTGCTCGAAAAGCTGGTGGCCGACACGGGCACCGAAAACACGCTGCACGAAATGGTGGAGCAACTCAAAGCCAACCCCACGCCCATCCGGGCCGACATTGTGCGAACCATCCGCCGCGTGCTGCGCGCCGTGCGCCACGAGAAGCGCAGCTTCGGCCGCCGCGTGTTGCAGCGCCACCTGGAGCAGCTGCTGGCCGAAAACGCCGACCGCTACAACTCCAACCTGTTCAGCCAGAGCGAATATGCTGTGGGCAATATCGAGGAAGTGGCGCCCGCCTTCGCCACGGATGCCCCGCAAGTAGACGGCCGCGAGGTACTACAGGCCTGCTTCGACGCCAACTTTCAGCGTGACCCGACCATTTTCGCCATTGGCGAAGACGTAGGCAAGATTGGCGACGTGAACCAGGCTTTTGCGGGCCTGCAGGAGAAGTTCGGTGAGCTGCGCATCACCGACACCGGCATTCGGGAGTGCACCATTGTGGGGCAGGGGATAGGGGCCGCGCTGCGCGGCCTGCGCCCCATCACCGAAATTCAGTACCTGGACTACCTGCTCTACGCCATCCAGATTTTGAGCGACGACCTCGCTTGCCTGCAGTACCGCACCAAAGGCGGCCAGAAGGCGCCGCTCATCGTGCGCACCCGCGGGCACCGGCTGGAAGGCATCTGGCACTCGGGCTCGCCCATGCAAATGATTCTGGGCAGCATCCGGGGCATGCACGTGTGCGTGCCGCGCAACATGACGCAGGCCGCTGGCTTCTACAACACGCTGCTACGCAGCGACGAGCCCGCCCTGGTGATTGAGCCCCTGAACGGATACCGCCTCAAGGAAACTACGCCGAGCAACGTGGGCGAGTTCACGCTGCCGCTGGGCCGGCCGGAGGTGCTGAAACAAGGCACCGACGTGACGGTGGTGACCTACGGCTCGATGTGCCGCATTGTGCTGGACGCCGCCAAGCAGTTGGCCGAGGTGGGCATTTCCGTCGAAGTCATCGACGTGCAGACGCTCTTGCCTTTCGACACCGACCAACTCATTGCCGACAGCCTGCAGAAAACCAGCCGCGTGGTATTTGCCGACGAGGACGTTCCCGGCGGCGCCACGGCTTTCATGATGCAGCAGGTGCTCGACGAGCAGGGTGCCTACCGCTTCCTCGATTCGCAGCCCCGCTGCCTGGCCGCGCAGCCCCACCGCCCGGCCTACAGCTCCGACGGCGACTATTTCAGTAAGCCCAACGCCGAAGATGTGTTCGACACCGTGTACGAGCTGATGAGCGAGGTGGCGCCGGAGAAATTCCCCGACATTTACTAAAAAGCCGTTTGTGTGCGCCGCACATTTCCTCCCAGCCCAGCTTCGGGGGAAATATGCGGCGCACGCAAACGGCTTCTAAAGCCAAAAAGGCACGGGCTAGTTGGGGCCTTTCAGCGTCACGTCGCTGGTAGTTACGGTGTTGCTGGCGTGCAGCGCCCGGTCCATAATGGTAATCTCAAACCGGAACGTGTCGCCCGGATTAAACACACTTCCATCGACGCTAACCGGCAAAGCATACGTCAAGGTGCCTTTTAGCGGGGCCGGGCGCGTGTCATCTTTCTCAAGGCGGGGGTAGGTTCCGTCGTACTCGCCTTCCGTGCTGAGCACGAACTTCGTGTAAGTATAATTGCCGTTCGTGCCGCTTCTTTTGAACGGTTGGATGATGTAATTATACTGGGGGGAGCGGCCCTTGAAACCGCCCGTCGTGGCATTATAGGGGGCTACCTTTATGTCATCGTTGGAAAGGCCCAGGTCGCCGTCGCCGTCGTGGAAATCAACCGAAAACTTGAGCGTATCGATGGCGGTGCGAGGCCCGGTGGGCACAACCACCATTTCCACCGATTTAAAATCAATTGCTGGCTCCACCGGATAATCGGGGGCGCTGAGGCAGCTGCTGAGGCCCAGGCCAGCCAGGCCAAAGCCCAGGACGGTGGTGGTACGAAACAGGTTCATAAAAGCAGATAGTGACGAGACAGTCGAACAACGCCGAACAGGGCGCCAAAGTACGTTTTTCTCAACGAATAGCCGCGCAGCTTGGTTCGGCCTGCGTTGCTAACCACTAAGTTTACTCATGAGTTTCCGCGAAGAGTTTCTGCGTCGCCTGCCGACGTTAAATGAGGACGATTTTGAAACGGCGGCCTTGGCGCTGTTTCGGCACCAGGCGGCGCACTGCCCCCCCTATGCCGAATATCTGGCGCAGCTGGGCCGAAACCCCACCGCCGTGGCCCGGCTAACGGATATTCCGTTTCTACCCATCGAATTTTTTAAAACCCACGAGGTGCGCACTGAGCCGGCTGGATGGCAGGCGCAGGAGCTGTTTCTGAGCAGCGGCACCACCTTGCAGCAGCGCAGCCGCCACCTCGTGCGCGCCCCCGCGCTGTACCGCGAAAACGCCGCCCGCATCTTCGAGCAGAGCTACGGCCCGCTCACGGGTTGGACGTTTCTGGCCCTGCTGCCCTCGTACCTGGAGCAGGGCAATTCCTCGCTGGTGGCCATGGTCGACTACTTTGCCCAGCAGTCAGGCCAAACACAACCCACCTTTTTCCTGCACGACCACGCCGCCCTGCGCGCCGCTTTGGCCGAAGCCAAGCAACTGCCGGGTCGTCGCGTCATGCTCATCGGCGTGAGCTACGCGCTGTTGGATTTTGCCGCCGAAGCCGGCCCCGCGCCGGAGCTACAAGGCCTCACCGTGCTCGAAACCGGTGGCATGAAAGGCCGTCGCCGAGAAATGATTCGCGAGGAACTGCACGCCGAACTGCAGCAGGCATTCGGCCCGGCCGGTATTCATTCCGAGTACGGCATGACGGAACTGCTGAGCCAGGCTTATTCACTCGGCGACGGCCGTTTCCACTGCCCCGCGCCGCTGCGTGTGCTCCTGCGCGACCCGTCGGACCCGTTTTCCATCGGTGGTAGGGGGGATGGCGCTATCAATGTGATTGATTTGGCCAACATTGATTCCTGCGCTTTCATCGAAACCAAGGATTTGGCGCGGATGCACGTCGATGGCGGTTTTGAGGTGCTGGGCCGGATGGATAATTCGGACGTGCGCGGGTGCAATCAGCTGGTATAGAATGCCGTTGTCTGCCTACCTTACCATGCTGCTTCGTACGAACTAGAGAAGCCTGACATTCCTAAAGCGAATTATGCGACTTTTATTTTCATTCCTTTTATCAATTCTTTCGCTCTCTTCTGAAGCTCAGTTGAGGAATCCCTTTTCGACCCTCAAATTTGACAAAGTATTATTTTACGATTTTGAAGAGGCTGCTGATAAAATTTACAAAGGCTCTATCCTCACGAAGGACGGTAAACCGATTCAGCGCATCACAAAGCAGGTTGAGCTTAGCGGAGTAATGATAAAAGCATTAAATAGCAAGCTAGGTGACAAAAAATCCTATGGTCAGGGCACCGCCGCCTGCTTTGACCCACACTGCGGATTTGATTACTTCTTGAAAGAGATACCAGTAGCGCAAATCACTATTTGCCTCGGTTGTAATGGACTACATTCTAGTCTTGATATTCCCGCACAAAAGCAGGGTAAGCTAGGTCAAGGAGCGAATACATATTTCTTTCTCAGTGGCATGAGCAAGTCAATGCGGAAATTCATAAACGGGTTGGTTATAGAGAATCAATTTAACTATCAAATTAAACCTGGTTCCGTTTACGACAAGTAAGCCCCCGTAAAGCAGCAAAAAATGATGCCCCAGAACCATGTGATTCTGGGGCATCATTTTTTGCTGTAATTAATTCAATCTACTTCCCAGCAAACGCCTTCGCGTCATCTGCCGAAATAGTGTCGTCGCTCATAATCACCAGCCGCTCCACCACGTTGCGCAGCTCGCGGATGTTGCCGCGCCAATCGAGGGCCTGCAGGTATTCGAGCGCGGCGGGGTCGATTTTTTTGGGCTTGTTGCCGTAATCGGCGGCGATGTCGTTGAGAAATTTCTGCACCAACTCGGGAATGTCTTCGCGACGGTCGTTGAGGGCCGGCACTTTCACGACGATGACCGAGAGGCGGTGGTAGAGGTCTTCGCGGAAATTCTTATCAGCAATTTCCTGCAGCAGGTCCTTGTTGGTGGCGGCAAGCACGCGCACGTTCACCGAAATCTCCTTTTCGCCGCCCACGCGGGTGATTTTGCTTTCTTGCAGGGCGCGCAACACCTTGGCTTGGGCCGAGAGGCTCATGTCACCGATTTCGTCGAGGAACAACGTGCCGCCGTCGGCCTGCTCAAACTTGCCGATGCGCTGCTTCACGGCCGAGGTGAAGGAGCCTTTTTCGTGGCCGAACAGCTCGCTCTCGATGAGCTCCGACGGGATGGCGGCACAGTTTACTTCCACCATGGGGCCCTGGGCGCGGTTGCTGAGCTCGTGCAGCTGGCGGGCCACCATCTCCTTACCGGCGCCGTTGGGGCCGGTGATGAGCACGCGGGCATCGGTGGGGGCCACTTTCTCGATGGCCTTGCGCACGGTGCCGAGGGCGGCCGAGGAGCCTATCATCTCGGAGCCTTTGGAAGTGACGGAGAGCTTCTTTTTTAGCGTCTTGGTCTCGGTGGCCAGCTTGGTGCGGTCCAGGGCGTTGCGCACCGTCACAAGCAGACGGTTGAGGTCGGGGGGCTTGGGCAGGAAGTCGTAGGCGCCTTTTTTGGTGGCTTCCACGGCGGTGTCGATGTTGCCGTGGGCCGACACCATGATGAAGGCGGCGTCGGTGCCCATTTTCTGGGCGCGCTCCAGCACTTCGAGGCCGTCCATCTTGGGCATGCGGATGTCGCAGAGCACCACGTCGTACTTCTGCTGGATGAGCAGGTCGAGGCCGGAGGGGCCGTCTTCGGCCTGGTCTACTTTGTAGTCTTCAAACTCAAGAATCTCCTTCAGCGTGTTGCGGATGGCTTTTTCGTCGTCGATGATGAGGATGCGGGGCATGGGGCGGGAACT
Proteins encoded in this region:
- a CDS encoding alpha-ketoacid dehydrogenase subunit alpha/beta → MSAAETAQPALGAPLTKADFLTDYRLAWESRHASLAGRKEVFMGKAKFGIFGDGKEVPQLAMARAFQNGDFRAGYYRDQTFMVAIGELTWQQYFAQLYANPDVEAEPATAGRAMNGHFATRMLDDDGNLKPLAHSKNSSADISPTGGQMPRLLGLAYASKLFRQNPELHPLTDLSTNGNEVAFGTIGNASTSEGMFFEALNAAGVLQVPMLMSVWDDHYGISVPAEYQTTKQSISAIMAGLQREGEGEQGFEIFVVRGWDYAGLLDTYQRAAAVCREQHVPVLIHVTELTQPQGHSTSGSHERYKSKDRLSWEEAHDCLHKLREWLLAEGHATELELDEIEKTAATTIKTARTAAWIAFFDPIKAERDEAVGLLEKLVADTGTENTLHEMVEQLKANPTPIRADIVRTIRRVLRAVRHEKRSFGRRVLQRHLEQLLAENADRYNSNLFSQSEYAVGNIEEVAPAFATDAPQVDGREVLQACFDANFQRDPTIFAIGEDVGKIGDVNQAFAGLQEKFGELRITDTGIRECTIVGQGIGAALRGLRPITEIQYLDYLLYAIQILSDDLACLQYRTKGGQKAPLIVRTRGHRLEGIWHSGSPMQMILGSIRGMHVCVPRNMTQAAGFYNTLLRSDEPALVIEPLNGYRLKETTPSNVGEFTLPLGRPEVLKQGTDVTVVTYGSMCRIVLDAAKQLAEVGISVEVIDVQTLLPFDTDQLIADSLQKTSRVVFADEDVPGGATAFMMQQVLDEQGAYRFLDSQPRCLAAQPHRPAYSSDGDYFSKPNAEDVFDTVYELMSEVAPEKFPDIY
- a CDS encoding acyl-CoA synthetase family protein; its protein translation is MSFREEFLRRLPTLNEDDFETAALALFRHQAAHCPPYAEYLAQLGRNPTAVARLTDIPFLPIEFFKTHEVRTEPAGWQAQELFLSSGTTLQQRSRHLVRAPALYRENAARIFEQSYGPLTGWTFLALLPSYLEQGNSSLVAMVDYFAQQSGQTQPTFFLHDHAALRAALAEAKQLPGRRVMLIGVSYALLDFAAEAGPAPELQGLTVLETGGMKGRRREMIREELHAELQQAFGPAGIHSEYGMTELLSQAYSLGDGRFHCPAPLRVLLRDPSDPFSIGGRGDGAINVIDLANIDSCAFIETKDLARMHVDGGFEVLGRMDNSDVRGCNQLV
- a CDS encoding sigma-54-dependent transcriptional regulator gives rise to the protein MPRILIIDDEKAIRNTLKEILEFEDYKVDQAEDGPSGLDLLIQQKYDVVLCDIRMPKMDGLEVLERAQKMGTDAAFIMVSAHGNIDTAVEATKKGAYDFLPKPPDLNRLLVTVRNALDRTKLATETKTLKKKLSVTSKGSEMIGSSAALGTVRKAIEKVAPTDARVLITGPNGAGKEMVARQLHELSNRAQGPMVEVNCAAIPSELIESELFGHEKGSFTSAVKQRIGKFEQADGGTLFLDEIGDMSLSAQAKVLRALQESKITRVGGEKEISVNVRVLAATNKDLLQEIADKNFREDLYHRLSVIVVKVPALNDRREDIPELVQKFLNDIAADYGNKPKKIDPAALEYLQALDWRGNIRELRNVVERLVIMSDDTISADDAKAFAGK